The following proteins come from a genomic window of Oncorhynchus gorbuscha isolate QuinsamMale2020 ecotype Even-year unplaced genomic scaffold, OgorEven_v1.0 Un_scaffold_960, whole genome shotgun sequence:
- the LOC124020866 gene encoding LOW QUALITY PROTEIN: cytosol aminopeptidase-like (The sequence of the model RefSeq protein was modified relative to this genomic sequence to represent the inferred CDS: deleted 3 bases in 2 codons): MRLLSGAVLRAAMRHRCRYFSVAQNNWNARKGLVLCVYEREPQPSTKEDDSLHLTESAAGVDRVLSGKLTELLKISGPGLKKGKSRIFYGLHEDFPCIAVVGLGRNSLGVCGTEYWDTCKENIRAAIAGGCRVLQNHVLTHIEVDGCNDSQSAAEGAVLGLFTYDDLKTKKKTRVTTQLHGSGCVSGWEKGVLYGEGQNLARYLMEAPANHVTPSVFADTITNRLAPYADHVTVHKRSQEWIEEQQMGAFLSVSKGSEEPPVFLELHYNGCPDNTQCPLLLVSSSLSLSSGGISLKPPSGMSAMRADMGGAATVCSAIVTAAALNLPINIIGLAPLCENMPSGKANKPGDVVTAKNGKTIQVDNTDAEGRLVLADALCYAHSFNPRAIVNAATLTGAMDVALGSAGHSGVFTNSDWLWEQLHKASVVTGDRVWRMPLFQHYTRQVTDCQLADLNNVGKYSRSGGACTAAAFLREFVTAPHWAHLDIAGVMTNKDEVPYLKKGMSGRPTRTLVEFAAGLANQA, translated from the exons ATGCGGTTGTTAAGTGGAGCGGTGTTGCGGGCCGCGATGAGACACCGCTGTCGCTACTTTTCTGTGGCACAAAACAACTGGAACGCCAGAAAA GGTCTGGTACTCTGCGTTTACGAGAGAGAGCCACAGCCCTCTACA AAGGAGGACGACTCTCTCCATCTAACTGAATCAGCAGCTGGTGTCGACAGAGTTCTGTCTGGTAAACTGACTGAGCTGCTAAAGat ATCAGGACCAGGTCTGAAGAAAGGGAAGAGCAGAATATTCTacggtcttcatgag gaCTTCCCATGCATAGCAGTAGTTGGTCTAGGGAGGAACTCTCTGGGTGTGTGTGGAACAGAGTACTGGGACACCTGTAAGGAGAACATCAGGGCTGCTATAGCAG gaggctGCAGGGTTCTCCAGAACCATGTGTTGACCCATATAGAGGTGGATGGGTGTAATGACAGCCAGTCTGCAGCAGAGGGAGCTGTTCTTGGGCTGTTTACTTACGATGACCTGAAAACCAAGAAGAAGACCAGAGTCACCACACAGCTGCAcggcag tggatGTGTGTCTGGCTGGGAGAAGGGCGTGTTGTACGGAGAGGGGCAGAACCTGGCCCGTTACCTGATGGAAGCTCCAGCCAATCATGTCACTCCGTCAGTCTTCGCTGACACCATCACAAACAGACTGGCTCCCTACGCCGACCACGTCACCGTCCATAAGAG gtctcAAGAGTGGATAGAGGAGCAGCAGATGGGAGCGTTCCTCAGTGTTTCTAAAG gCTCAGAGGAACCGCCTGTCTTCCTGGAGCTACACTACAACGGTTGTCCTGACAACACACAGTGTCCTCTACTGCTGGTTTCAAG ctctctctctctttctagtggTGGGATCAGTCTAAAGCCTCCGTCAGGTATG TCTGCGATGAGGGCTGATATGGGAGGAGCCGCCACGGTGTGTTCCGCCATCGTCACGGCAGCAGCCCTCAACCTGCCAATCAACATCATAG GTCTAGCACCTCTCTGTGAGAACATGCCCAGTGGGAAAGCCAACAAGCCTGGAGACGTCGTCACCGCCAAGAACGGCAAAACCATACAG gtggacaACACAGACGCAGAGGGACGGTTGGTCCTAGCAGATGCTCTCTGTTACGCTCACAGCTTCAACCCCAGGGCCATCGTCAACGCTGCTACCCTCACTG gagcGATGGATGTTGCA CTGGGTTCAGCAGGTCACTCAGGAGTCTTCACCAACTCTGACTGGCTCTGGGAACAGcttcacaag GCCAGTGTGGTAACAGGAGACCGGGTGTGGAGGATGCCGTTGTTTCAACATTACACCAGACAGGTCACTGATTGCCAGCTGGCTGACCTCAACAACGTTGGCAAGTACAGCcg ttcTGGCGGAGCCTGCACGGCGGCAGCGTTTCTGAGGGAGTTTGTGACGGCTCCTCATTGGGCGCACCTGGACATCGCCGGGGTGATGACCAATAAGGACGAG